One genomic window of Polyangium aurulentum includes the following:
- a CDS encoding SRPBCC family protein has translation MASIHREILIDAPPELVWDAVRDVGALHTRLVPGFVTDTRLEEGARIVTFGNGMVVRELIIDIDDTARRIAWSAVGTQMTHHNASFQVLADGGRTRGVWIADLLPSELAPQITAMIEQGLSAMRKAMESESPHG, from the coding sequence ATGGCCTCGATTCACCGGGAAATACTCATCGATGCACCACCCGAGCTGGTGTGGGACGCCGTGCGCGACGTCGGCGCGCTGCACACACGCCTGGTGCCTGGCTTCGTCACGGATACACGCTTGGAGGAAGGCGCGCGTATCGTGACCTTCGGAAACGGAATGGTGGTCCGCGAGCTCATCATCGATATCGATGACACCGCACGACGCATCGCGTGGTCAGCCGTCGGCACGCAGATGACGCACCACAACGCTTCGTTTCAGGTACTCGCCGACGGCGGCCGCACCCGCGGCGTATGGATCGCCGACCTTCTGCCGAGCGAGCTTGCGCCCCAGATCACCGCCATGATCGAGCAGGGCCTCTCGGCGATGAGGAAGGCGATGGAGTCGGAAAGCCCTCACGGCTGA
- a CDS encoding helix-turn-helix domain-containing protein: MHSRCVPRQTQYLAVKYGARLRELRMEQGMTLDELAEASGLSLRHLSCLENGQIMMGLTVLAALSTALRLPLVCFVIFPDEDERDRFVDMLRKMSPDQLREFQEKIRPLLQERSERNGAPSTAIKDRDRDE, translated from the coding sequence GTGCATAGTAGGTGTGTGCCCAGACAGACCCAGTATCTCGCAGTAAAGTATGGCGCTCGCCTCCGCGAGCTACGCATGGAGCAGGGCATGACGCTCGACGAGCTTGCCGAAGCCTCCGGTTTGTCCCTGAGACATCTCTCGTGCCTGGAGAACGGCCAGATCATGATGGGGTTGACGGTGCTCGCTGCGCTCTCGACTGCTCTGCGCCTTCCACTCGTGTGCTTCGTCATCTTCCCGGACGAGGACGAGCGAGACCGTTTCGTCGACATGCTGCGAAAGATGTCGCCGGACCAGTTGCGCGAGTTTCAGGAGAAAATCCGGCCGCTCCTTCAGGAGCGGTCGGAGCGCAACGGGGCTCCCTCCACCGCGATCAAAGATCGCGACAGAGATGAATGA
- a CDS encoding HD domain-containing protein, producing the protein MRREHHRRAGALVRRHTLELGQFDFDEPMLLAAIADVCVGHGLDKWELEDTVRFPEARDILGERVNIRLLATLLRLGDLLDLRCDRACPLLIQAACPLPADSIAHWTQYRAIYHRLTTPERIEIRAACKTRDEHRTLHDWCSWLVQEIESIPARLARTPWRPPVATMVGPSRARADPGGSCDLPSPLSGSPAARSRRRDGTCG; encoded by the coding sequence ATGCGTCGCGAGCACCACAGACGAGCAGGCGCACTCGTTCGACGTCACACGCTCGAACTCGGACAGTTTGATTTTGACGAGCCCATGCTACTGGCGGCGATAGCCGACGTTTGTGTCGGGCACGGTCTCGATAAGTGGGAACTCGAGGACACCGTGCGTTTCCCTGAGGCTCGCGACATCCTTGGGGAGCGAGTGAATATTCGGCTACTGGCTACATTGCTACGACTTGGTGATCTGCTGGATCTTCGCTGCGATCGTGCCTGCCCGCTTCTAATACAGGCAGCATGCCCACTCCCGGCTGATAGCATCGCCCACTGGACCCAGTACCGAGCGATATATCATCGGCTCACGACACCAGAACGAATCGAGATCAGAGCCGCATGTAAAACTCGAGACGAACATAGGACTCTGCATGACTGGTGCTCGTGGCTTGTGCAGGAAATCGAGAGTATTCCGGCTCGTTTGGCTCGTACGCCTTGGCGACCGCCAGTCGCTACAATGGTCGGCCCTTCGCGCGCGAGAGCCGATCCTGGAGGGTCTTGCGATCTCCCCTCGCCGCTTTCCGGAAGCCCCGCGGCGAGATCCCGGCGGCGCGATGGAACGTGCGGATGA
- a CDS encoding VOC family protein, translated as MYDHIGLKVKDLKASARFYKAVLEPLGYVPDSSGTGFGPDNAPALWLYQAEETHVAGAHIALRAKNRAAVDRFHQVGLEAGARDHGHPGLRSDYGPAYYAAFILAPDGNNVEAVCLAEER; from the coding sequence ATGTACGACCATATCGGTTTGAAGGTGAAGGATCTGAAGGCCAGCGCGCGCTTTTACAAGGCAGTGCTGGAGCCCTTGGGTTACGTGCCCGACAGCTCCGGCACCGGCTTCGGTCCCGACAACGCGCCGGCGTTGTGGCTCTACCAAGCCGAGGAAACGCACGTTGCAGGCGCGCATATCGCACTGCGAGCAAAAAACCGAGCGGCGGTCGACCGTTTCCACCAGGTAGGTCTCGAGGCCGGCGCCCGCGATCATGGCCACCCGGGCCTGCGCTCGGATTACGGTCCGGCCTACTACGCTGCCTTCATCCTCGCCCCGGACGGTAACAACGTCGAAGCGGTTTGCCTCGCGGAGGAGCGCTAG
- a CDS encoding nitrilase-related carbon-nitrogen hydrolase, with amino-acid sequence MNRRIVVDVLLALAGGLAMRQAFGLEPVWWLAWIAPAPLLFAAWRNGALVSAALALLAGLIAASGNFAYFMQLMPVPAAVLVTLLLALAWVLVTGLSRRVVMHTAAPWSVLAYPLLWCAVDTLLAAAHPDGNWGSLAYSQADFAPAVQIVALTGVAGLVFAVALVPAALALAALRGWYALAGCALALVAAIFAFGHFRMPGDVPAGQRVGLAAIDDFIGPRTPAAHAERVWAQYESHVVALSAQGARIVVLPEKIAIVAPEAAARLSERLAALAARAGVWLVAGVGLDAGARKLNLAWLFSPGGQLAVTYQKHHLAPPERDYLPGAAYPVREIAGTPYGLAICKDMHFAAMGRAYGQRQAQAILVPAWDFNADARYAARLSALRGVESGYAMVRSARDGLLTVTDAYGRVVAETRSAPLPGATLLSAVPAARLDTFYARTGDWFGWLATGAAALLLALPAIPRIAGVVRSRVS; translated from the coding sequence ATGAACCGCCGTATCGTCGTGGATGTCCTGCTCGCGTTGGCCGGGGGCCTCGCGATGCGCCAGGCATTCGGCCTGGAACCCGTGTGGTGGCTCGCATGGATCGCGCCCGCGCCACTGCTGTTCGCCGCATGGCGCAACGGCGCGCTCGTCTCCGCGGCCCTGGCGCTGCTGGCCGGGCTCATCGCCGCCAGCGGTAACTTCGCTTATTTCATGCAACTGATGCCGGTGCCGGCCGCGGTGCTGGTCACGCTGCTGCTGGCGCTGGCATGGGTGCTCGTGACCGGCCTGTCGCGCCGTGTCGTCATGCACACGGCGGCGCCTTGGTCCGTGCTGGCCTACCCGCTGCTATGGTGCGCCGTGGATACGCTGCTCGCGGCCGCGCACCCGGACGGCAACTGGGGCAGCCTCGCGTACTCGCAGGCGGACTTCGCGCCGGCCGTGCAGATCGTGGCGCTGACCGGTGTCGCCGGGCTCGTGTTCGCCGTGGCGCTGGTGCCCGCCGCGCTCGCGCTGGCCGCGCTGCGCGGATGGTACGCGCTGGCCGGCTGCGCGCTGGCGCTCGTGGCGGCCATCTTCGCGTTCGGCCATTTCCGCATGCCGGGCGACGTGCCCGCGGGGCAGCGCGTGGGCCTTGCCGCGATCGACGACTTCATCGGACCGCGTACACCGGCGGCACACGCGGAGCGCGTGTGGGCGCAGTACGAAAGCCATGTTGTCGCGCTGTCCGCACAGGGGGCGCGCATCGTGGTGCTACCGGAGAAGATCGCCATTGTCGCGCCCGAGGCGGCCGCGCGGCTGTCGGAGCGCCTGGCCGCGCTGGCGGCACGGGCCGGGGTGTGGCTCGTGGCCGGCGTCGGCCTCGATGCGGGCGCGCGCAAGCTGAATCTCGCCTGGCTGTTCTCGCCGGGCGGCCAGCTCGCTGTCACGTACCAGAAGCATCACCTGGCGCCGCCGGAGCGGGATTATCTGCCCGGTGCGGCGTACCCGGTGCGCGAGATCGCCGGCACGCCCTATGGGCTGGCGATCTGCAAGGATATGCACTTCGCCGCGATGGGCCGCGCCTACGGGCAGCGGCAGGCGCAGGCGATCCTGGTGCCGGCCTGGGATTTCAACGCGGATGCCCGCTATGCCGCGCGGCTGTCCGCGCTGCGCGGTGTCGAAAGCGGTTATGCGATGGTGCGCAGCGCGCGCGACGGGCTGCTGACCGTCACCGATGCATACGGCCGGGTCGTGGCGGAAACCCGCTCGGCCCCCTTGCCGGGCGCGACGCTGCTGTCCGCTGTTCCGGCGGCGCGCCTCGACACGTTCTACGCCCGCACGGGCGACTGGTTCGGCTGGCTTGCCACCGGGGCCGCGGCCCTGCTGCTGGCGCTGCCGGCCATTCCACGGATTGCCGGGGTGGTCCGATCGCGCGTATCATAG
- a CDS encoding helix-turn-helix transcriptional regulator produces the protein MAVTTLLQRCSMSVLDYRCAAGPSDVPFVEEHKSFSVSYVRTGSFGYRVGGKAFELVAGSILVGHPGDEYMCTHEHVRGDECLSFQLSSDLVASIGDRPNIWRTGGVPPLPELMVLGELAQAAAEGRSDVGLDEVGMLFAARFVEVSSGRRHALAEVRALDRRRAVEAALWMDARSHEPIHLEDAASEVGLSAFHFLRLFARVLGVTPHQYLVRSRLRRAARLLTDEARSITDIAFEAGFGDLSNFIRTFHRAAGISPRGFRKAARGDRKTLQDRLSRAKGRPL, from the coding sequence ATGGCGGTCACCACGTTGCTCCAGCGATGCTCGATGTCGGTCCTCGATTATCGCTGCGCAGCCGGACCGTCGGACGTGCCGTTCGTCGAGGAACACAAGAGCTTCTCGGTCTCCTACGTGAGGACGGGGAGCTTCGGTTACCGCGTCGGAGGAAAGGCATTCGAGCTCGTGGCCGGATCGATCCTGGTCGGTCACCCGGGCGATGAGTACATGTGCACGCACGAGCACGTGCGCGGGGACGAGTGTCTGTCGTTCCAGCTCTCGTCCGATCTGGTGGCGTCGATCGGCGATCGCCCCAATATCTGGAGGACCGGCGGCGTGCCGCCGCTACCCGAGCTCATGGTGCTCGGCGAGCTGGCACAGGCGGCCGCGGAGGGCCGGAGCGACGTCGGCCTGGACGAGGTGGGGATGCTCTTCGCGGCCCGCTTCGTGGAGGTCTCGTCGGGCCGAAGGCATGCACTCGCCGAGGTCCGCGCACTCGATCGCCGCCGGGCGGTCGAGGCGGCGCTCTGGATGGACGCCCGTTCGCACGAGCCCATCCACCTCGAAGACGCTGCGAGCGAGGTCGGCCTCTCCGCCTTCCACTTCCTGCGGCTCTTCGCGCGCGTCCTCGGGGTGACGCCGCACCAATACCTCGTGCGCTCGCGCCTCCGCCGCGCGGCACGCCTCCTCACCGACGAAGCCCGGTCAATCACCGACATCGCGTTCGAGGCGGGCTTCGGCGATCTCTCGAACTTCATCCGCACGTTCCATCGCGCCGCCGGGATCTCGCCGCGGGGCTTCCGGAAAGCGGCGAGGGGAGATCGCAAGACCCTCCAGGATCGGCTCTCGCGCGCGAAGGGCCGACCATTGTAG
- a CDS encoding RNA polymerase sigma factor, which translates to MPAAEVDALSQEISYRAIKGLPSYDPEKGPLEGWLWTIVYRAAAEFHERAQQETRRARAVGEALVTEARARPNPEDEIMAAQRYHAVHEILPEMDPARRAVLMAQYFEDQSVEEVSASMEIPPGTVKTRLRAARNDVDEELGRRGLRGALVLPFAASLLWVKEARAATGTSSSAPRNRWLGRILKVLGGEPFKGAALLGAGVIAGAAGLALMRPAPGPRAASSHVGMLVVTTRSLRTSRSRTCGWSSTRNCRSRNPFRRFPPNR; encoded by the coding sequence GTGCCTGCCGCCGAGGTAGACGCCCTCAGTCAAGAGATCTCGTACCGCGCAATCAAGGGCCTACCGAGCTACGACCCCGAGAAAGGACCGCTCGAGGGCTGGCTCTGGACGATCGTGTACCGCGCCGCGGCTGAATTCCACGAACGCGCGCAACAGGAGACCAGGCGGGCGCGCGCCGTTGGCGAAGCGCTCGTGACCGAAGCCCGAGCCCGTCCGAATCCGGAGGACGAGATCATGGCCGCCCAACGCTATCACGCGGTGCATGAGATCCTCCCCGAGATGGATCCCGCACGACGTGCGGTGTTGATGGCGCAATACTTCGAGGATCAGAGCGTGGAGGAGGTCTCCGCGTCGATGGAGATTCCCCCCGGCACGGTGAAGACCAGGCTCCGAGCTGCGCGCAACGATGTGGACGAGGAACTGGGAAGGCGAGGTTTGCGCGGGGCGCTCGTCCTGCCGTTCGCAGCTTCGCTGCTCTGGGTCAAGGAAGCACGCGCAGCCACGGGAACGAGCTCTTCCGCGCCACGGAATCGCTGGCTGGGACGCATCCTGAAGGTGCTCGGGGGTGAGCCGTTCAAAGGCGCTGCGCTCCTCGGGGCCGGTGTTATCGCTGGTGCGGCCGGGCTGGCCTTGATGCGGCCAGCGCCGGGACCGCGGGCGGCGAGTTCCCACGTGGGCATGCTGGTCGTTACGACCAGGAGTTTACGAACGAGCCGGTCCCGCACCTGCGGTTGGTCGTCGACCAGGAATTGCAGAAGTCGAAATCCGTTTCGCCGCTTCCCCCCAAATAGATAG
- a CDS encoding SpoIID/LytB domain-containing protein, producing the protein MVVALRERRSPRKSARMAAPRHFVDGRMRHLRRTAWPCVMISLQEPTEAPSRILTVEGWLSLEEDYLPRVCSGELRDAPPEAQAALVIAARTYVLRAMRDDPRLGRSRPIPNGEGFQVFAGHATAACTVAATRTRGLVVRHNGRMILANYVAGAPWMNDGTLGRDVTNTERWVTYNAGRSGAVVIPTRLSLATHPGNRGCMSQNGAHYLAARGYGYQTILRYFYGDDIELFKLKTEGNGRLVGVLALAALGLLIIEGERN; encoded by the coding sequence GTGGTCGTTGCGCTTCGAGAGCGACGCAGCCCGCGCAAAAGCGCGCGTATGGCTGCACCCCGGCATTTCGTCGACGGGCGAATGCGGCATCTTCGTCGTACCGCATGGCCGTGTGTCATGATCTCGCTACAAGAGCCGACCGAGGCCCCATCGAGGATCCTCACCGTCGAGGGATGGCTCTCGCTCGAGGAAGATTACCTGCCACGTGTCTGCTCGGGTGAGCTGCGCGACGCGCCCCCCGAGGCCCAGGCCGCGCTCGTGATTGCCGCGCGCACCTACGTGCTCCGCGCGATGCGAGACGATCCCAGGCTCGGGCGCTCGAGACCGATTCCAAACGGGGAGGGCTTTCAAGTCTTCGCCGGACACGCGACGGCGGCTTGCACCGTGGCGGCAACACGCACGCGAGGCCTGGTCGTGCGGCACAATGGGCGGATGATCCTGGCAAACTACGTGGCTGGCGCGCCTTGGATGAACGACGGCACTCTCGGAAGGGACGTGACGAACACCGAGCGATGGGTCACGTACAACGCTGGACGGAGCGGAGCTGTGGTGATCCCAACGCGCCTGAGCCTCGCCACGCATCCTGGTAACCGTGGGTGCATGAGCCAAAACGGCGCTCATTACCTGGCTGCGCGCGGCTACGGATACCAGACGATCCTGCGTTACTTCTATGGTGATGACATCGAGCTCTTCAAACTCAAAACGGAGGGGAACGGGCGGCTCGTAGGCGTGCTCGCGCTCGCTGCGCTCGGGCTGTTGATCATTGAGGGCGAGCGAAACTGA
- a CDS encoding helix-turn-helix domain-containing protein — MTGKREPTNDEDQAFYVAFGQRVRALRDEKKLSLAALAARAGITPRRLAYLEGGLVVSLIPMGTLTAIAAALGVKTFDLFNVEHATNEVAGLLEDLRGEPAEKIQAARMALEAEGGANAGGSAPISRESGKP, encoded by the coding sequence ATGACGGGGAAGCGCGAGCCGACGAACGACGAGGATCAAGCCTTCTACGTGGCCTTTGGGCAGCGAGTCAGGGCGCTGCGGGACGAGAAGAAGCTTTCCTTGGCGGCGTTGGCGGCGCGTGCCGGTATCACGCCTCGGCGGCTCGCGTACTTGGAGGGCGGGCTCGTCGTTTCGTTGATCCCGATGGGAACGCTGACGGCTATCGCGGCTGCGCTGGGGGTGAAGACGTTCGATCTGTTCAACGTCGAGCACGCCACGAACGAGGTTGCGGGGCTGCTGGAGGATCTGCGGGGCGAGCCGGCAGAGAAGATTCAGGCGGCGCGGATGGCGCTCGAGGCAGAGGGGGGCGCGAACGCCGGGGGCAGTGCGCCGATCTCGAGGGAGTCTGGCAAGCCGTAG